In the Deltaproteobacteria bacterium genome, one interval contains:
- a CDS encoding MFS transporter has protein sequence MSQALRRDPALRRKLLVVAVLYFAEGVPYGFINITLSVYFRTQGMPLEQIGFLSILGLAWSLKVLWSPLVDRYGTRAGWMAPAQVVISLCMVAITGFEVSPAPWSFWALIALLCTASATQDLAIDAYTIDLLETRELGVANGVRIGAYRVALIASGGGLVMLSAALGWPATFIGVAVMMAALALTVIIFRPFHQPRPLHLKANPAASQGQLWAAIQGIGRLPQIWAIILFTLLFKVGDAMMGTMISPFWVDQGFSRTEIGLVSGTFGAGATIVGSMIGGLLTSRWGIARGLWVLGAFQALSNLGYWIAALPGMWRYTTYLASIGESFTGGMGSAAFMAFLMSLCDKRFSATHYAFFSFLFGFSRSIAGFLGGLGAAHFGYAHFFFYTFLAALPAFALLPWVLPVVRGLEEGPWAVAKES, from the coding sequence ATGTCACAGGCTTTGCGTAGAGACCCGGCCCTCCGCCGTAAGTTACTGGTGGTGGCGGTGCTCTATTTTGCCGAGGGTGTGCCTTATGGGTTTATCAATATCACTCTCTCGGTCTATTTTCGCACCCAGGGAATGCCTCTGGAGCAGATCGGTTTCTTGAGCATCCTGGGACTGGCCTGGAGCTTAAAAGTATTGTGGTCGCCCCTGGTGGATCGCTACGGCACCCGGGCCGGCTGGATGGCGCCGGCCCAGGTGGTTATTAGCCTCTGTATGGTGGCGATTACCGGCTTTGAGGTATCGCCGGCCCCATGGAGCTTTTGGGCGCTGATCGCCCTGTTGTGTACCGCCTCGGCCACCCAGGACCTGGCCATAGATGCCTATACTATTGATCTGCTGGAAACCCGGGAATTGGGGGTGGCCAACGGGGTTCGCATCGGGGCCTACCGGGTGGCCCTGATTGCTTCCGGCGGCGGTTTGGTTATGCTGAGCGCCGCCCTGGGCTGGCCTGCTACCTTTATCGGGGTAGCGGTGATGATGGCCGCCTTGGCCCTGACGGTAATAATTTTCCGTCCCTTCCACCAACCCCGCCCGCTGCACCTCAAGGCCAATCCCGCCGCCTCGCAGGGGCAACTGTGGGCGGCCATTCAGGGCATCGGGCGACTGCCCCAGATCTGGGCGATCATCTTGTTTACCTTGCTTTTTAAGGTCGGGGATGCCATGATGGGGACAATGATCAGTCCCTTCTGGGTGGATCAAGGCTTCAGCCGCACCGAAATCGGCCTGGTCTCAGGAACCTTTGGGGCCGGGGCCACCATTGTCGGATCCATGATCGGGGGTCTCCTGACCAGCCGTTGGGGCATTGCCCGCGGCTTGTGGGTGCTGGGCGCGTTTCAGGCCTTGTCTAATCTGGGCTACTGGATCGCGGCCCTACCTGGCATGTGGCGCTATACCACTTACCTGGCCTCAATCGGCGAAAGCTTTACCGGCGGCATGGGTTCGGCGGCCTTTATGGCCTTCCTGATGAGTCTCTGCGACAAGCGCTTTAGTGCCACCCATTACGCCTTTTTCAGTTTCCTCTTCGGTTTTAGCCGCTCTATTGCCGGATTTTTGGGAGGATTGGGGGCTGCCCATTTCGGATATGCTCATTTCTTCTTTTATACTTTTTTGGCCGCCCTTCCCGCCTTTGCCCTGCTGCCCTGGGTGTTGCCGGTGGTACGAGGGTTAGAGGAAGGGCCGTGGGCGGTGGCAAAGGAGAGCTGA
- a CDS encoding M28 family peptidase translates to MDHKAEISRRLQEHVSYLSQTVGERSIYRPQALKAAEDYVRQTFVSQGYQPERQPFIYLRQEVANVIAGHRPAPGYYLLGAHFDTVSGTPGADDNASGIAVLLEVAQLARDLPQPLPWAFVGFTTEEPPAFFTPYMGSRFYAKQARKNKENIKGMLCLEMVGYYRHEPHSQDLPFPLRFMGYPTTGNFIGLIGNRRSRDLLTRLEQAVRQGCQLPVETLAVPFGGYLLPETRLSDHASFWDQGYPAIMLTDTAFLRNPHYHGPGDVMENLDFAAMVELTLGLVNFVRLTSQSL, encoded by the coding sequence ATGGACCATAAAGCCGAAATCAGCCGCCGCCTGCAAGAGCACGTCAGTTACTTGAGTCAGACCGTCGGGGAGCGCAGCATCTATCGCCCCCAGGCCCTGAAGGCCGCCGAAGATTATGTCCGGCAGACTTTTGTGTCCCAAGGCTACCAGCCGGAACGGCAGCCGTTTATTTACTTACGGCAAGAGGTGGCCAATGTGATTGCTGGTCACCGGCCAGCCCCGGGATATTATCTGCTGGGGGCCCACTTTGATACGGTTTCCGGGACGCCGGGGGCCGATGACAATGCCAGCGGTATTGCGGTGCTGCTGGAGGTGGCCCAGCTGGCTCGAGATCTTCCGCAACCACTGCCCTGGGCCTTTGTCGGCTTTACTACCGAGGAACCCCCGGCCTTTTTCACCCCCTACATGGGCAGCCGGTTTTATGCCAAACAGGCCCGGAAAAATAAGGAAAATATCAAGGGCATGCTCTGCCTGGAGATGGTGGGGTATTACCGCCACGAGCCCCACAGCCAGGACCTGCCTTTCCCCCTGCGGTTCATGGGCTACCCTACCACCGGCAACTTTATCGGTCTGATCGGCAACCGCCGCTCTCGGGACCTGTTGACGCGCCTGGAGCAGGCTGTTCGCCAGGGCTGCCAACTGCCGGTGGAAACCCTGGCCGTTCCCTTTGGCGGCTATCTGTTGCCGGAGACTCGCTTGAGCGACCATGCCTCTTTCTGGGATCAGGGCTATCCGGCCATCATGCTCACCGATACCGCCTTTTTGCGCAACCCCCATTATCATGGTCCGGGCGATGTTATGGAAAATTTAGACTTTGCCGCCATGGTCGAACTGACCCTGGGCCTAGTGAATTTTGTCCGGTTGACCAGCCAGTCCCTTTAA